TGGATGCAGGCCAAGCGGATGTCAGAACAGATCCATGCTTACCTCCATACATCAGGTACACAACTGAACCGAAAGGCAGAGCAGTTTCAGTCTGTTGACCACAACTATCAAACGATACTGTCATTTGCCAGCCAACCATTGGGACGACCCGTCACGATGCTCGATTGGTCGAATCAGCAATCACCGTCTATTCTGCCTGGGCAAGCTTCGGAAGGAAGCAGCCTGATTTCTAACCCGCAGTCTGTCGTACATGCCATTTCTGGTGTACAGTCTTCG
The Paenibacillus peoriae DNA segment above includes these coding regions:
- a CDS encoding WXG100 family type VII secretion target, with the protein product MRIRVEPDVLRGLSGQLQHAAEQIQQLTAGLEQALQSLDWDVSAREAILNHWMQAKRMSEQIHAYLHTSGTQLNRKAEQFQSVDHNYQTILSFASQPLGRPVTMLDWSNQQSPSILPGQASEGSSLISNPQSVVHAISGVQSSDVETLHQDILMQASSSSPQDWYFTDPSTVRDQPVA